One genomic region from Tachysurus fulvidraco isolate hzauxx_2018 chromosome 14, HZAU_PFXX_2.0, whole genome shotgun sequence encodes:
- the LOC113655917 gene encoding chymotrypsin-like elastase family member 2A isoform X1 — protein sequence MVELEFFLRDMLDLSSVCFRNAAHAVSQGEMTIYTAYGCGLPTFPPIVNRVVGGDDARANSWPWQISLQYKSGSSFYHTCGGTLVADQWVLTAAHCIGSRTYRVYLGKHSLNTANEKGSIAMDVERIFVHEQWDSQRIRNDIALIKLKSRVQISDSIMPACLPQNELVLPGGTPCYVTGWGRLWTGGPLADILQQALLPIVDHATCSKPDWWGSLVTEKMVCAGGDGQLSSCNGDSGGPLNCKRSDGAWMVYGIVSFGSSMGCNYYKKPSVFTRVSAYIPWINNVMTTY from the exons ATGGTGGAATTGGAATTCTTCCTCAGAGACATGCTAGACCTGTCATCTGTATGTTTTAGAAATGCTGCACATGCTGTGTCACAGGGGGAAATGACTATCTACACAG CCTATGGGTGTGGGCTGCCCACCTTCCCACCCATTGTGAACAGGGTGGTTGGAGGTGATGATGCTCGAGCCAACAGCTGGCCCTGGCAG ATCTCTCTCCAGTACAAAAGTGGCTCCAGTTTCTATCACACCTGTGGAGGAACCCTGGTTGCTGACCAGTGGGTTCTTACTGCAGCTCACTGCATCGG CAGTCGAACCTACAGAGTGTATCTTGGCAAACACAGCCTGAACACTGCCAATGAGAAGGGCTCCATTGCAATGGATGTTGAGAGGATCTTTGTTCATGAGCAGTGGGACTCACAGAGAATCAG GAATGACATTGCCTTGATCAAGCTGAAGAGCCGTGTACAGATTTCCGACTCGATCATGCCTGCCTGTTTGCCTCAGAATGAACTGGTGCTGCCTGGTGGCACCCCCTGCTATGTCACTGGCTGGGGCCGTCTTTGGA CTGGAGGCCCCCTTGCAGATATCCTGCAGCAGGCTCTGCTCCCTATAGTCGACCATGCTACCTGCAGTAAGCCTGATTGGTGGGGCAGTTTGGTCACTGAGAAAATGGTCTGTGCTGGAGGAGATGGTCAGCTGTCCAGCTGCAAT GGTGACTCTGGTGGACCTCTGAACTGTAAGAGATCTGATGGTGCCTGGATGGTTTATGGTATTGTAAGCTTTGGCTCCAGTATGGGCTGCAACTACTACAAGAAGCCTTCAGTTTTCACCCGTGTTTCTGCCTACATCCCTTGGATTAACAAT GTAATGACCACATATTAA
- the alas2 gene encoding 5-aminolevulinate synthase, erythroid-specific, mitochondrial, whose product MSAFLHRCPFLKSSPVPNLRHVGGFLGMADRCPIILRRISVQSTQGQDEKGFLPHKETKRSLATSAAQVAVSMTKACPFVSSKIGLVKASPQLQEDVHSALPPISEEEVTSGTISSVFSGLQGLQSSFPTHLLKDNIVGPSFDYDDFFTEKIMEKRNDHTYRVFKTVNRFADVFPFAEDYSVPGRSGSQVSVWCSNDYLGMSRHPRVIKAIWDVLEKNGAGAGGTRNISGTSYYHVALEKELALLHRKDAALVFSSCFVANDSTLFTLAKMLPGCEIYSDMGNHASMIQGIRNSGANRFIFRHNDAKHLEELLSRADPKTPKIVAFETVHSMDGAICPLEELCDIAHKYGALTFVDEVHAVGLYGPHGAGVGERDGIMHKIDIVSGTLGKAFGCVGGYIASTAALVDTVRSYAAGFIFTTSLPPMVLAGALESVRVLMSSEGQALRRAHQRNVKHMRQLLLDAGLPVINCPSHIIPIRVGNAEQNSKVCDILLERHNIYVQAINYPTVPRGEELLRLAPSPFHNPIMMDYFVEKLVDIWQEVGLPLNTSATASCTFCDRPLNFDLMSEWEKSYFGNMEPRYITVAAQ is encoded by the exons ATGTCTGCCTTTCTGCATCGCTGTCCATTCCTGAAGTCCTCTCCGGTCCCAAATTTGAGACATGTAGGGGGATTTTTGGGGATGGCTGACCGATGCCCCATCATTCTCCGCCGGATCAGCGTACAGTCCACTCAGGGTCAGGATGAAAAAG GTTTTCTGCCACACAAGGAAACCAAACGCTCCTTGGCTACATCTGCTGCTCAGGTTGCTGTGTCCATGACTAAGGCCTGTCCCTTTGTCTCCTCTAAGATTGGACTAGTTAAAGCCAGCCCTCAATTGCAGGAGGATGTCCACTCAGCACTGCCTCCTATTTCAGAGGAGGAAGTAACTTCAG GAACGATCAGCTCTGTGTTTAGTGGCTTACAGGGACTTCAGTCATCTTTCCCAACACACCTTCTGAAAGACAACATTG TCGGACCCAGTTTTGACTATGATGACTTCTTCACTGAGAAGATCATGGAGAAGAGGAATGATCACACCTACCGTGTCTTTAAGACGGTGAATCGGTTTGCAGATGTTTTCCCCTTTGCTGAGGATTATTCTGTTCCGGGGCGCAGTGGCTCACAGGTGTCTGTTTGGTGCAGCAACGACTACTTGGGCATGAGTCGTCATCCACGTGTCATCAAAGCAATATG GgacgttttggaaaaaaatggtGCAGGAGCAGGTGGCACCAGGAATATCTCTGGGACAAGTTACTACCATGTGGCTCTTGAGAAAGAACTGGCCCTTCTTCACCGAAAAGATGCAGCCCTTGTCTTCTCCTCATGCTTTGTGGCTAATGATTCCACCCTCTTCACTCTGGCAAAAATGCTTCCAG GATGTGAAATCTATTCAGACATGGGGAATCATGCCTCCATGATTCAGGGCATCAGGAATAGTGGAGCCAACCGTTTCATCTTCCGTCACAATGATGCAAAACATCTAGAAGAGCTTCTCAGTCGCGCCGATCCAAAGACACCTAAAATTGTGGCATTTGAAACAGTGCACTCCATGGACG gTGCTATCTGCCCTCTGGAAGAGCTGTGTGACATTGCACACAAATATGGCGCTCTCACCTTTGTGGATGAGGTTCATGCAGTAGGCCTGTATGGACCACATGGAGCAGGGGTCGGTGAGAGAGATGGCATCATGCACAAGATTGATATTGTCTCTGGTACACTGG GTAAGGCATTTGGCTGTGTGGGAGGCTACATAGCCAGCACTGCTGCACTGGTGGACACAGTGCGATCCTATGCAGCAGGCTTCATCTTCACCACTTCACTGCCTCCAATGGTGCTGGCTGGAGCTCTGGAGTCTGTACGGGTTCTGATGAGCTCAGAGGGTCAGGCTCTGCGCCGAGCTCACCAGAGGAATGTTAAGCATATGAGGCAGCTTTTGTTGGATGCAGGTCTGCCTGTCATCAATTGCCCAAGCCATATTATCCCAATACGG GTTGGAAATGCAGAGCAAAACTCCAAGGTGTGTGATATTCTGCTGGAGAGACACAATATATATGTACAGGCAATAAACTACCCAACTGTGCCACGTGGAGAAGAGCTTCTGCGTTTGGCACCATCCCCTTTCCACAACCCCATCATGATGGACTACTTTGTGG AAAAATTGGTGGACATATGGCAGGAAGTTGGACTGCCGCTCAATACCTCTGCAACAGCCTCCTGCACTTTCTGTGACCGTCCCCTCAACTTTGACCTTATGAGCGAGTGGGAGAAAAGTTACTTTGGCAACATGGAACCAAGATATATTACAGTTGCAGCACAATAA
- the ela2l gene encoding elastase 2 like, giving the protein MMKFVVLAFLVVGAYGCGLPTFPPIVKRVVGGEDVRPHSWPWQISLQYTSNGNWYHTCGGTLISDQWVLTAAHCISSSRTYRVYLGKHNLKLEENDSLAINAGKIIVHEKWNAFLIRNDIALVKLETPVTVSDTITPACLPEEGYILPNNAPCYVTGWGRMKTGGPIADILQQALLPVVDFATCTKPDWWGSQVKDTMVCAGGDGIVSGCNGDSGGPLNCQNVDGAWEVHGIVSFGSGLSCNYPKKPTVFTQVSSYISWISNAMASN; this is encoded by the exons ATGATGAAATTTGTTGTCCTAGCTTTTCTGGTAGTTGGAG cTTATGGATGTGGGTTGCCCACCTTTCCTCCCATTGTAAAGAGGGTTGTGGGTGGTGAGGATGTCCGTCCCCATAGCTGGCCCTGGCAG ATCTCTCTCCAGTATACCAGTAATGGCAACTGGTACCACACCTGTGGAGGAACTCTGATCTCTGACCAGTGGGTTCTGACTGCTGCTCACTGCATTAG CTCAAGCAGAACTTACAGAGTTTACCTTGGCAAACACAACCTGAAGCTGGAAGAGAATGACTCTCTGGCAATCAATGCTGGCAAGATCATCGTCCATGAGAAGTGGAATGCTTTCCTTATCCG TAATGACATCGCCCTGGTGAAGCTGGAGACCCCTGTGACCGTTAGTGATACCATCACACCTGCATGTCTTCCCGAGGAAGGTTACATTTTGCCCAATAACGCTCCCTGCTACGTCACTGGCTGGGGACGCATGAAGA CTGGAGGCCCCATTGCAGATATCCTGCAGCAGGCTCTTCTCCCTGTGGTTGACTTTGCTACCTGCACTAAACCTGACTGGTGGGGATCTCAAGTTAAGGACACTATGGTCTGTGCTGGAGGAGATGGCATTGTGTCTGGCTGCAAT GGTGATTCTGGTGGCCCCCTGAACTGCCAGAATGTTGATGGTGCCTGGGAAGTCCATGGTATTGTGAGCTTTGGCTCTGGTCTGAGTTGCAATTACCCCAAGAAGCCGACAGTCTTTACTCAAGTCAGCTCCTACATCAGCTGGATCAGCAAT GCCATGGCCAGCAATTAA
- the LOC113655917 gene encoding chymotrypsin-like elastase family member 2A isoform X2, producing the protein MFAMKLLILALFFVGAYGCGLPTFPPIVNRVVGGDDARANSWPWQISLQYKSGSSFYHTCGGTLVADQWVLTAAHCIGSRTYRVYLGKHSLNTANEKGSIAMDVERIFVHEQWDSQRIRNDIALIKLKSRVQISDSIMPACLPQNELVLPGGTPCYVTGWGRLWTGGPLADILQQALLPIVDHATCSKPDWWGSLVTEKMVCAGGDGQLSSCNGDSGGPLNCKRSDGAWMVYGIVSFGSSMGCNYYKKPSVFTRVSAYIPWINNVMTTY; encoded by the exons ATGTTCGCCATGAAGCTCTTGATATTGGCTTTGTTCTTTGTTGGTG CCTATGGGTGTGGGCTGCCCACCTTCCCACCCATTGTGAACAGGGTGGTTGGAGGTGATGATGCTCGAGCCAACAGCTGGCCCTGGCAG ATCTCTCTCCAGTACAAAAGTGGCTCCAGTTTCTATCACACCTGTGGAGGAACCCTGGTTGCTGACCAGTGGGTTCTTACTGCAGCTCACTGCATCGG CAGTCGAACCTACAGAGTGTATCTTGGCAAACACAGCCTGAACACTGCCAATGAGAAGGGCTCCATTGCAATGGATGTTGAGAGGATCTTTGTTCATGAGCAGTGGGACTCACAGAGAATCAG GAATGACATTGCCTTGATCAAGCTGAAGAGCCGTGTACAGATTTCCGACTCGATCATGCCTGCCTGTTTGCCTCAGAATGAACTGGTGCTGCCTGGTGGCACCCCCTGCTATGTCACTGGCTGGGGCCGTCTTTGGA CTGGAGGCCCCCTTGCAGATATCCTGCAGCAGGCTCTGCTCCCTATAGTCGACCATGCTACCTGCAGTAAGCCTGATTGGTGGGGCAGTTTGGTCACTGAGAAAATGGTCTGTGCTGGAGGAGATGGTCAGCTGTCCAGCTGCAAT GGTGACTCTGGTGGACCTCTGAACTGTAAGAGATCTGATGGTGCCTGGATGGTTTATGGTATTGTAAGCTTTGGCTCCAGTATGGGCTGCAACTACTACAAGAAGCCTTCAGTTTTCACCCGTGTTTCTGCCTACATCCCTTGGATTAACAAT GTAATGACCACATATTAA